TACTACATCTTTTTTGCATGAAAACTTAATCCAGCAGTTACAAATTATTTCAGGAAAACCAAGTGTATCGttcaataacaataacaacaacaacaacaacaacaataaaaatTCTATCAAACTAACGTCCGCCGATAACGACGTTGAACCTAAGTACCATCACTCccaacaaaaaacaaatttcaattcaataATTGATTCCACCGATTTAGATTACCTCCTATTTAATGGTGATATATAACGAAAGACATTAGTGAATAGAAATATATCTTTTGTTACCAATGACGACATGAAATCATTGCCCAAAATAACGGGTTATCATGCCGTATactcttgttcttctggagTGTAATTTTTTATATCATCCATACAATAGATGGCGACATTTTTGTAATACAATATATCTTCCTTAATTTGACGTATTTTGGCTCTGAGAAATTTCCTAAATGTAACTTTACTCTCGAGGGGAGGCAAGGTCATATCTTGAAAGTTGCTGAATTGTCCTTTATTTAACATGAAAGTGTCAGTACTCTTTTCagttttattctttttcaaaaaccAGCAGAGACGAGACAATCTCTGAGAAAAAGGTATATATTCTTGAGGACTCGAGAGGCTCGCACTTTTACGTACCTCTATTTTGATTATGCAATCTGCTTCGTTTACATCATCAAGCTTGGGAACAAACATTAGATGATTGAAGCTCGAAACCATTGCAAAATCTATAGGAACCATATCCATAACATCATTGTTGGAAGTTCTCAAGGGACTTACATGGTCCATACCGGTGACAATCTTCTCATGAAATTCAGAGTTAACGTGTAAAGTATCAGTTTCAACAGAATTCATAGCaaaattttctttctgaaAGTCATGTTCAACTTTTATATGACTTAAAGGCGGTTCAAAGACTGGCTTAATAGGGTTACTTTTTACttgttgctgctggtgctgctggtgctgctggtgctcCTGTTGTTTCAACTGTAATTCTCTTTTTGGGTTCATTTGCTGATTGGTTTGAATAGTTTGTGGGACACAACTTTCCATTTCTAATACATCACTATTTTCTGCTACAACTTCTCGCCCAACAATCAGTGGCTCTCCTAGtgttgtttcttcaatataaGTTTCCGGCTTTTCAGCCTTGTCCTTTAATTCTGTATGCGTATCCGTATCATCAACTTCTATCTCatctttttgaaacaaACGGAACACCTCTAAATCAGCTTTTGGGGTCATAAATTCCAgatcatcttcaaatattctttGACGCTCAATTTGTCTCTGTTTAATTTCCTCTAGAGCCAATGAAGTCTGACTTGTctcatcttcaagtttAGATAACACATATGTATTGGAG
This genomic interval from Kluyveromyces marxianus DMKU3-1042 DNA, complete genome, chromosome 4 contains the following:
- a CDS encoding leucine-rich repeat-containing protein 6, with the translated sequence MSSMLVCYGEKSDESKLNKSFGLTILSLLEIEGFRIRQLKIWCADKGIELPEDVWDCCVDGLQQLSLIKFIICLHFSNKQLETHREDIFKQKQLLWADIGIESLKFDDLYNLDGDLEHNFGDPLSKYALELYTTNLFLRCSMMYHIKDFVQHCCATKTKMESLENRIETFPELFAKGVESVVKIPWKFPTPFLKKVTKEQTLDSKISICFSKVMLKDASKLYRNVDPEDVGLGYVKVDLKWLESSNTYVLSKLEDETSQTSLALEEIKQRQIERQRIFEDDLEFMTPKADLEVFRLFQKDEIEVDDTDTHTELKDKAEKPETYIEETTLGEPLIVGREVVAENSDVLEMESCVPQTIQTNQQMNPKRELQLKQQEHQQHQQHQQQQVKSNPIKPVFEPPLSHIKVEHDFQKENFAMNSVETDTLHVNSEFHEKIVTGMDHVSPLRTSNNDVMDMVPIDFAMVSSFNHLMFVPKLDDVNEADCIIKIEVRKSASLSSPQEYIPFSQRLSRLCWFLKKNKTEKSTDTFMLNKGQFSNFQDMTLPPLESKVTFRKFLRAKIRQIKEDILYYKNVAIYCMDDIKNYTPEEQEYTA